Proteins encoded by one window of Orbaceae bacterium BiB:
- a CDS encoding amino acid ABC transporter permease, which produces MDFTDFVKGFTVVWNNLDYLAWGNFPDGPISGILLTLLMSFAAIIFATLLGIISGIGLTILTGWSRRILVVILGFLRAIPVIMLIFWAYFLLPVLFNIDVPAIATVIIALGLIGAAYIAYAVYAGMKAITKDQWQAAYSLGLSKQQVIFYIILPQAIHMMMPSFVNQWVSLIKDSSLAYIVGVAEFTFLATQVNNRSMVYPTEIFLFVIVVYFIICWMLNFAVSRFTSNSKI; this is translated from the coding sequence ATGGATTTTACCGACTTCGTAAAAGGATTTACTGTTGTTTGGAATAATTTAGACTATTTGGCTTGGGGTAATTTTCCTGATGGTCCAATCAGTGGTATTTTATTGACATTACTAATGAGTTTTGCCGCAATCATCTTTGCAACATTATTAGGTATTATTAGTGGCATTGGGTTAACGATTTTAACTGGTTGGTCTCGCCGTATTTTAGTTGTTATATTGGGATTTTTACGCGCTATTCCGGTCATTATGTTGATTTTTTGGGCTTATTTTTTACTTCCCGTCTTATTTAATATTGACGTACCTGCAATTGCAACGGTTATTATAGCATTAGGGCTCATTGGCGCTGCTTATATTGCTTATGCCGTTTATGCAGGCATGAAAGCGATTACTAAAGATCAATGGCAGGCAGCCTATTCATTAGGACTGAGTAAACAACAAGTTATCTTTTATATTATTTTACCGCAGGCCATTCATATGATGATGCCTTCTTTTGTTAATCAATGGGTTTCGTTGATTAAAGATAGCTCATTAGCTTATATTGTAGGGGTTGCTGAATTTACTTTTTTAGCCACACAAGTTAACAATCGTAGTATGGTGTATCCAACTGAAATATTCCTATTTGTAATTGTTGTCTATTTTATTATTTGTTGGATGCTCAACTTTGCTGTGAGCCGTTTTACTTCAAATAGTAAAATTTAA
- a CDS encoding amino acid ABC transporter permease, with the protein MSLQQISEQLLAPHYLWWLWDGFIVTIAISILCIILSTILGFLLAMIGQSQSRFIRKMVNGYNAIFRYSPLLPQLFFWYFGVGNILPLEFKLWLFDEPQIDLGFLILKMPSFEFLLGLIGLTFYSSSFIAEEFRAGILGVRTGQLNASLALGLNRWQSFRFIILPQSFRIAFPPLVGQYMNIIKNSSLTMAIGVFELSYVSRQVETESLKTFQDFAIATFLYIIAVVIVGTLGNLYHDKLLSKGAE; encoded by the coding sequence CGTCACTATTGCTATATCCATTCTCTGTATTATTTTGTCCACCATTTTAGGTTTTTTACTGGCGATGATAGGTCAAAGCCAAAGTCGTTTTATACGTAAAATGGTGAATGGTTATAATGCTATTTTCCGTTACTCACCGCTACTACCGCAACTCTTTTTCTGGTATTTTGGTGTCGGTAATATTTTACCACTAGAGTTTAAATTATGGCTATTTGATGAACCTCAAATTGATCTCGGTTTTTTAATCCTCAAAATGCCATCGTTTGAGTTTTTACTTGGTTTAATTGGCTTAACATTTTATTCATCTTCTTTTATTGCTGAAGAGTTTAGAGCAGGTATCTTGGGTGTTCGAACTGGGCAACTTAATGCTTCATTAGCGCTAGGTTTAAATCGTTGGCAAAGTTTTCGATTTATTATTTTACCACAATCTTTTCGTATCGCTTTTCCGCCATTGGTTGGCCAGTATATGAATATTATTAAAAACTCATCGTTAACAATGGCAATTGGTGTATTTGAACTATCTTATGTCTCTAGACAAGTCGAAACCGAATCACTTAAAACATTTCAAGATTTTGCGATTGCAACTTTTCTCTACATTATTGCTGTGGTTATTGTTGGTACATTAGGTAATTTATATCATGATAAATTATTATCTAAAGGAGCTGAATAA